One Maribacter cobaltidurans genomic window carries:
- a CDS encoding FecR family protein, whose translation MKNKKIEIIIHKFLINTATLDELDILAKWVDKNKSSFQEEVELHHLITGAGEEESTEHLKKNLISAFNHTRLVAGKVKKRNLLLRYAAIFVGVLMLGIYAYEQRSPEVILEKEATITFEDGSKKETLNDKATGIVSTTNAYVVEQEGTKITYKKVASNQKKVNRLVFNTLDVPYGKKFQLLLSDGTEVYLNSGSSITYPVIFYDEGPRNVVLRGEAYFTVASDSLRPFTVSTQLLDAKVLGTEFNISSYRDDEHIQVVLIEGSLSVGRNNSIGSGDVILKPNQLASYSYSDDELSTANIDVSSYIAWKNGILLFKNEDFYHIAKKLERHYDVKIEIKDMQVSKERYTGRFKTETIEEILQAFQRIKSFDYNIENNNIKINLKN comes from the coding sequence ATGAAAAATAAGAAAATAGAAATTATCATACACAAATTTTTGATCAATACGGCAACTTTGGATGAGCTTGATATTTTGGCCAAATGGGTCGATAAAAATAAATCTAGCTTTCAGGAAGAAGTGGAACTCCATCATCTAATAACCGGGGCTGGAGAAGAAGAAAGTACAGAACACCTAAAGAAAAATCTGATATCGGCTTTTAATCACACTAGACTCGTCGCAGGCAAGGTCAAAAAAAGGAACTTACTACTCAGGTACGCCGCGATTTTTGTCGGCGTTCTTATGTTAGGTATTTATGCTTACGAGCAACGTAGTCCTGAAGTAATTCTTGAAAAAGAAGCCACGATTACTTTTGAAGATGGGTCTAAAAAGGAAACCTTAAATGACAAGGCAACCGGAATAGTGTCTACTACAAATGCCTATGTGGTAGAGCAAGAAGGCACTAAAATTACCTATAAAAAAGTAGCATCGAACCAAAAAAAGGTGAATCGGTTGGTTTTCAACACCTTGGATGTGCCTTATGGAAAAAAGTTTCAGTTGTTACTATCCGATGGTACGGAAGTATACCTTAATTCGGGTTCCTCAATTACATACCCAGTGATATTTTACGACGAAGGTCCAAGGAATGTTGTTCTTAGAGGGGAAGCTTACTTTACCGTTGCTTCAGATTCTTTAAGGCCATTTACGGTCAGCACACAACTTCTTGATGCAAAGGTCCTAGGGACGGAATTTAATATTTCCAGTTATCGGGATGACGAACATATTCAAGTGGTACTTATTGAAGGTAGTCTGTCAGTCGGTCGGAATAATTCTATTGGTTCGGGAGATGTAATCCTAAAACCGAATCAGCTGGCTTCCTATTCCTATTCCGATGATGAACTATCCACTGCCAATATAGATGTTAGCAGTTACATTGCTTGGAAAAATGGCATATTGTTGTTCAAGAACGAAGACTTTTATCATATCGCAAAAAAACTTGAAAGGCACTATGATGTAAAAATCGAGATAAAGGATATGCAGGTAAGCAAAGAAAGATATACAGGAAGGTTTAAAACGGAAACCATTGAGGAAATACTACAGGCTTTTCAACGGATTAAAAGTTTTGATTACAACATTGAAAACAATAACATTAAAATTAACCTTAAAAACTAA
- a CDS encoding TonB-dependent receptor family protein — translation MKWFLTVFSIMLLTANLGLSQESNDGKDSTVLKTEVLNEVIVNGSAILGSKFEAMNRTGSANYISAKELQKFSYNDINRILRNVPGVNIYEEDGFGLRPNISLRGTSPERSAKINLMEDGVLIAPAPYSAPAAYYFPTIARMQAVEVLKGSSQVQYGPNTTGGAINMISTRIPDRFTGRATLSAGNFNSKNTQIVIGDSFKNFGFVSEYYNYNSDGFKNIDGGGNTGFDKSDYLAKFRMNTDEGAKVYQSLLFKIQFSEERANETYLGLTDADFNENPYRRYRASSEDVMDAEHQQYQLTHFLKLSQTLSITTTGYVNKFKRNWYKLDDVNLGERVGINNVLTDPETYAMEYNALLGNTDTPEDVFGIKANNRRYTSQGIQSIARLRWGADWLQSLELGIRYHEDEEDRFQWVDRYGFQNNELIRTTVGIKGADANRIGNAKAIAAHTLYKLNLGRFTLTPGIRYENITLGRINYGTNDATRSGTDLSERENQVDVWIPGIGANYTFTENLSVFGGVHKGFSPPGNTEGQDAESSINYELGTRFNYHGIQGEVVGYYNDYQNLLGSDLAATGGTGSLDQFNAGEVRVSGVEVSLNYNLLNNSSEKVRLPLTFNYTLTDTEFLSSFDSANAIFGEVSVGDEIPYIAKNQFNLNLGLGHEKFGIDMGARYIDAFRTQAGTGTIPTNLRVDSNFVVDMSGRYFYNSHFTFSANIINLFDTTYAVSRVPAGLRPGHPFGVNFSITYGL, via the coding sequence ATGAAATGGTTTTTAACTGTATTTTCAATAATGCTCCTGACAGCGAATTTAGGATTATCACAGGAAAGCAATGATGGCAAAGATTCAACTGTCCTGAAAACGGAAGTTTTAAACGAGGTCATAGTCAATGGAAGTGCAATTCTAGGGAGTAAATTTGAAGCCATGAACAGAACGGGTTCCGCAAATTATATATCGGCGAAAGAACTTCAAAAATTCAGTTACAACGATATTAACAGGATATTGAGAAACGTGCCCGGGGTCAACATATACGAGGAGGATGGTTTTGGATTACGGCCCAATATCAGTTTAAGGGGTACTTCTCCGGAACGTAGTGCAAAAATCAATCTTATGGAAGATGGGGTACTTATAGCCCCTGCCCCCTACAGTGCCCCTGCCGCATATTATTTTCCCACCATCGCAAGGATGCAGGCCGTGGAAGTATTGAAGGGAAGTAGTCAGGTCCAGTACGGGCCAAATACTACGGGTGGCGCCATCAACATGATCTCTACCCGGATACCGGACCGGTTTACTGGAAGAGCGACCTTATCGGCCGGTAACTTCAATTCAAAGAATACGCAGATCGTAATAGGCGATAGTTTTAAGAACTTCGGATTCGTAAGCGAATACTATAACTACAATTCAGACGGTTTTAAAAATATTGACGGAGGGGGAAATACGGGTTTTGACAAATCGGACTATTTGGCAAAGTTTCGAATGAATACCGATGAAGGTGCCAAAGTCTATCAATCCCTTCTCTTTAAAATCCAATTTTCCGAAGAAAGGGCCAATGAAACCTATTTAGGGTTGACCGATGCCGATTTCAATGAAAACCCGTACCGTAGATACAGGGCATCCTCGGAAGATGTGATGGACGCGGAGCACCAACAATACCAATTAACACATTTTCTTAAACTTTCCCAGACCCTGTCCATTACCACCACGGGATATGTGAACAAGTTTAAACGCAACTGGTACAAATTGGACGATGTAAATCTTGGGGAGCGCGTTGGAATAAACAATGTGCTCACAGATCCGGAAACCTATGCCATGGAATACAATGCCTTGTTGGGAAACACGGATACCCCGGAAGATGTGTTCGGCATAAAAGCGAATAACAGGAGGTATACCTCCCAAGGAATACAGTCCATTGCCCGGTTGCGATGGGGCGCTGACTGGTTACAAAGCCTGGAGCTGGGTATTCGCTACCATGAGGATGAGGAGGATAGGTTTCAATGGGTAGACAGGTATGGTTTTCAGAACAATGAACTAATACGCACAACGGTCGGCATCAAAGGGGCGGATGCAAACCGTATCGGCAACGCAAAGGCAATTGCCGCGCATACCTTGTACAAACTAAATTTGGGCAGGTTTACATTGACCCCAGGTATTCGGTACGAGAATATTACCTTGGGCAGGATAAATTACGGTACCAACGATGCAACGAGATCGGGTACGGACCTTTCCGAACGTGAGAACCAAGTGGATGTTTGGATTCCGGGAATTGGGGCAAATTATACCTTTACCGAAAATCTTTCCGTTTTTGGCGGGGTGCACAAAGGGTTTTCCCCTCCCGGCAATACCGAAGGCCAAGATGCGGAAAGCAGTATAAATTATGAATTGGGTACCCGTTTTAATTACCATGGAATTCAAGGCGAAGTGGTAGGCTACTATAACGACTATCAAAACTTGTTGGGGAGCGACCTTGCGGCTACAGGTGGTACGGGCAGCTTGGACCAATTCAACGCTGGCGAGGTAAGGGTCAGCGGTGTAGAAGTATCGTTGAACTATAACCTTTTGAATAACAGCTCGGAAAAGGTCCGCTTACCGTTAACGTTTAACTATACCTTGACCGATACCGAGTTCCTTAGTTCATTTGACAGTGCCAACGCTATATTCGGGGAAGTCTCGGTGGGTGATGAGATACCCTATATCGCCAAGAACCAGTTCAATTTGAACCTTGGCCTGGGGCATGAAAAGTTTGGCATTGACATGGGCGCACGCTATATCGATGCATTCAGGACACAAGCAGGAACAGGGACCATTCCCACAAATTTAAGGGTGGATTCCAATTTTGTCGTTGACATGTCGGGCCGCTATTTCTATAATAGCCACTTCACCTTTTCCGCCAATATCATTAACTTGTTCGACACCACCTATGCGGTGTCAAGGGTTCCTGCCGGATTACGGCCTGGGCATCCATTCGGGGTTAACTTTTCAATAACCTATGGCCTTTAA
- a CDS encoding RNA polymerase sigma factor — MNSNNLDEKINVEAIQKGDRKAFKTVIEFYYNEIYWYAKSLSRNEALAKDLVQEAFFKLWKKRDNIKKGTILKGWLYKSVRNNFLDHVKKYKKETYFFETTYAETLDLVIEREYQEDLKHKVELVEKEIEQLPKKCNQVFKLSKKEGLTNTEIAEHLGISIKTVEGHLTKALKILREKLKEKIQVLFLILGHVR, encoded by the coding sequence ATGAATTCAAATAACTTAGATGAAAAAATTAATGTTGAAGCAATCCAAAAAGGGGATAGGAAGGCTTTCAAAACAGTCATTGAGTTCTATTATAATGAAATCTATTGGTATGCAAAAAGTTTAAGCCGTAACGAAGCTTTGGCAAAAGATTTGGTGCAGGAAGCATTTTTTAAACTATGGAAGAAAAGGGATAATATAAAAAAGGGAACTATCTTAAAGGGATGGCTCTACAAGTCTGTCCGAAACAATTTTTTGGACCATGTAAAAAAGTATAAGAAAGAAACTTATTTTTTCGAGACTACCTATGCCGAAACTTTGGACCTTGTAATTGAAAGAGAATATCAAGAAGACTTAAAACATAAGGTGGAACTAGTTGAAAAAGAGATCGAACAGCTTCCAAAGAAGTGCAACCAAGTATTTAAGTTAAGTAAGAAAGAAGGGCTAACCAATACTGAGATTGCGGAACATTTGGGTATCTCCATCAAAACGGTCGAAGGACATCTTACCAAAGCCCTCAAAATTTTAAGGGAAAAATTAAAAGAAAAAATTCAGGTGCTGTTTTTAATTCTTGGCCATGTGAGGTAA